In Arthrobacter alpinus, a single window of DNA contains:
- a CDS encoding IclR family transcriptional regulator, with amino-acid sequence MSEVMAEATSAPSRQSATAGKGHDVRPNATPAPAVTRAAAVLDALADSLTGRLTLSDLARELAIPKSSTSNLLQALEDAELITRVGTDYALGVKLVELGAAYLSRRDEVKEFYRFCEQAPLLNAATVRIAMLDGDNVIYLARYEGHPAVRLTSNIGDKMPVSLCSVGKALVAKLHDHDLDEQFPDDVALPIMTSKSLKTGRELKAEIRSIRAQGYAFEDEESTLGVVSLGVAVPTRGSHGPSLGVSVTALKATFSEAEREAMVGELRDLTKMLGNPMG; translated from the coding sequence ATGAGTGAAGTTATGGCCGAAGCTACGAGCGCACCTTCCCGTCAGTCCGCGACTGCCGGCAAGGGCCATGACGTTAGGCCAAACGCGACCCCGGCTCCGGCGGTAACTCGGGCGGCAGCCGTACTGGACGCCTTGGCGGATTCACTCACGGGGCGCCTCACTCTTAGTGACTTGGCGCGGGAGTTGGCCATCCCTAAATCCTCCACCTCAAACTTGCTGCAGGCCCTGGAGGACGCGGAACTCATCACTCGCGTTGGAACCGACTATGCGCTAGGTGTGAAGCTGGTGGAACTTGGTGCTGCTTATCTGAGTCGCCGCGATGAGGTGAAAGAGTTTTACCGCTTCTGCGAGCAGGCGCCACTACTTAATGCTGCAACGGTTCGCATCGCCATGCTTGACGGCGACAATGTCATCTACCTGGCCCGTTATGAGGGGCACCCCGCTGTTCGGTTGACGTCCAATATTGGCGACAAGATGCCCGTGTCGCTGTGCTCCGTTGGCAAGGCCTTGGTGGCAAAGCTGCACGACCATGATCTGGATGAGCAGTTTCCGGATGATGTGGCGTTACCCATCATGACCTCCAAGTCCCTAAAGACCGGGCGCGAGCTCAAGGCTGAGATCAGGTCCATCCGAGCGCAAGGTTATGCCTTCGAGGATGAGGAATCCACCCTGGGGGTTGTGAGCCTGGGTGTTGCCGTACCTACCCGCGGCTCTCACGGGCCAAGCCTGGGTGTCTCCGTGACGGCATTGAAGGCAACTTTCTCTGAAGCCGAGCGCGAGGCCATGGTGGGCGAGTTGCGTGATTTGACTAAAATGCTGGGCAACCCGATGGGGTAG
- a CDS encoding MFS transporter, which yields MTTQPLRSAPASASDADEKVDPDQLRRATLASSVGSALEYYDFYIYGLASALIFGPLFFAPLGDTGALIASFATYGVGFAARPFGGLVFGYIGDRFGRKQVLLLTIALMGGASFAIGLLPTYEQAGMVGAVLLVLMRILQGLGAGAEQAGATTLISEVAPRKRRGSFASLPFVGIQVGTLLGAGTFALLGMANPEILTGWLWRVPFLASIVLIAVAVYIRLQLKETPVFQELEKHKNVTKNPLGTLWRTSKKNVLIGIGLRMGENGNSSIYSTLLVGFMAGKGGVFEGDKFIGPVGLLIAAGFAAILVITFGALSDRVGRVKVYRYGALFQLLFAFPAFYLITLGHVWLVWAVMVVGISIGVQSMLGPQCALLPELFGATHRFTGVAMSREISAVFAGGFAPMIGAGLLVLTNHSWLVLAVYSAVLAGISFVTTFFTPETVGRDLNLVEDAS from the coding sequence GTGACTACACAACCGCTACGCTCGGCTCCGGCATCAGCTTCGGATGCAGACGAGAAGGTAGATCCGGACCAGCTTCGCCGGGCCACGCTCGCAAGCTCAGTAGGTTCAGCACTTGAGTACTACGACTTCTACATTTACGGTCTCGCTTCGGCGCTGATCTTTGGTCCACTTTTCTTCGCTCCACTGGGCGACACAGGCGCCTTGATCGCATCCTTCGCCACGTACGGCGTTGGCTTTGCGGCTCGCCCCTTCGGTGGCCTGGTGTTTGGCTACATTGGAGATCGCTTCGGCCGCAAGCAGGTTCTGCTGCTTACCATCGCTCTCATGGGTGGCGCATCGTTCGCCATCGGCCTGCTGCCCACCTATGAGCAGGCGGGTATGGTCGGTGCCGTGCTCTTGGTTCTCATGCGAATCCTGCAGGGCTTGGGCGCAGGCGCCGAGCAGGCTGGAGCCACAACTCTCATCTCCGAAGTTGCCCCGCGAAAGCGCCGTGGCTCCTTCGCGTCCCTGCCCTTCGTGGGTATCCAGGTCGGTACGCTCCTGGGTGCCGGTACCTTCGCCTTGCTCGGCATGGCCAATCCGGAAATCCTCACCGGTTGGCTGTGGCGTGTGCCGTTCCTTGCCAGCATCGTGCTGATCGCCGTCGCCGTGTACATCCGCCTGCAGCTCAAGGAGACCCCCGTCTTCCAGGAGCTGGAGAAGCACAAGAACGTCACCAAGAACCCGCTTGGAACGCTGTGGCGCACCTCCAAAAAGAATGTCCTGATCGGCATTGGCCTGCGCATGGGCGAAAACGGCAACTCCAGCATCTACTCCACACTTCTGGTTGGCTTCATGGCTGGCAAGGGCGGCGTGTTTGAAGGGGACAAGTTCATTGGCCCCGTGGGTTTGCTGATCGCGGCCGGTTTCGCAGCAATCTTGGTCATCACTTTCGGCGCACTGTCCGACCGTGTCGGCCGTGTCAAGGTGTACCGCTATGGCGCTCTGTTCCAGCTGCTGTTTGCCTTCCCTGCGTTCTACCTGATCACCCTGGGGCACGTCTGGCTCGTCTGGGCGGTCATGGTTGTGGGCATCTCCATCGGTGTTCAGTCCATGCTCGGCCCGCAGTGTGCGCTGCTACCGGAGCTCTTCGGTGCCACCCACCGATTCACGGGCGTGGCCATGAGCCGCGAAATCTCGGCCGTGTTTGCCGGTGGTTTTGCCCCCATGATCGGTGCGGGTCTGCTGGTCCTCACGAACCACTCCTGGCTGGTTCTGGCCGTGTACTCCGCCGTTCTGGCCGGCATCTCCTTCGTCACCACTTTCTTTACCCCGGAAACCGTGGGCCGCGACCTCAACCTCGTCGAGGACGCCTCCTAA
- a CDS encoding D-2-hydroxyacid dehydrogenase, which yields MMNIMTTNNLTVAIAVPLEAELVEAIRAAHPAVTVLYEPELLPQERFPADHAGDPAFVRTPEQEARYWELLNSAEVLYGFPNENPAGLAAIASSQKLQWIQAMAAGAGGAVKAANLPAADLARITVTSSAGVHALPLAEFAMMGVLNGFKRTAELAADQAVKNWPELRTPTRLASGSSVVITGLGEIGMETARLARALGMKVNGTKRNVEPIDGIEQVTDTAGLPGLVSTADVLINTLPGTPYTEKMINAEIFNAMKPGTVLVNVGRGTVVDEDALLEALNNGQVSYACLDVFAVEPLPATSPLWDHPRVMVSPHTSALSAAENRLIAERFIKNLSSFQAGEPLLHIVDPVHFY from the coding sequence ATGATGAACATCATGACCACAAATAATCTCACCGTTGCGATTGCTGTCCCCCTGGAAGCCGAGCTTGTGGAGGCCATTCGCGCCGCCCACCCGGCTGTCACAGTTCTCTACGAGCCGGAGCTGCTCCCCCAAGAACGCTTCCCCGCCGACCACGCCGGCGATCCGGCATTCGTGCGCACACCGGAACAGGAGGCTCGCTACTGGGAACTATTGAACAGCGCCGAGGTACTCTATGGATTCCCCAACGAGAACCCTGCCGGCCTGGCCGCCATCGCCTCAAGCCAGAAGTTGCAGTGGATCCAGGCAATGGCCGCAGGAGCCGGCGGAGCCGTCAAGGCTGCCAATCTCCCGGCCGCCGATTTGGCCCGGATCACCGTAACCAGCTCCGCCGGAGTCCACGCCCTTCCTTTGGCTGAATTCGCCATGATGGGCGTCCTCAATGGATTCAAGCGCACCGCTGAGCTGGCGGCAGACCAGGCCGTCAAGAACTGGCCCGAACTGCGGACGCCTACACGCCTGGCCAGCGGCTCCTCCGTGGTCATTACCGGCCTCGGAGAGATCGGCATGGAGACGGCACGTTTGGCCCGCGCTCTGGGAATGAAGGTCAATGGCACCAAGCGCAACGTTGAACCCATCGACGGCATCGAGCAGGTCACCGACACCGCCGGATTGCCAGGGCTGGTCTCCACCGCTGACGTGCTGATCAACACTCTTCCCGGGACGCCGTACACGGAAAAGATGATCAATGCTGAGATCTTCAATGCGATGAAGCCCGGCACCGTGCTGGTCAACGTTGGTCGTGGCACCGTTGTTGACGAGGATGCATTGCTGGAGGCATTGAACAACGGCCAGGTGTCCTACGCCTGCCTCGACGTATTCGCCGTGGAGCCTCTGCCGGCCACAAGCCCCCTCTGGGACCACCCGCGCGTCATGGTCTCTCCGCACACTTCGGCCTTGAGTGCTGCCGAGAACCGTCTCATCGCAGAACGGTTCATCAAGAACCTCAGCAGCTTCCAAGCTGGCGAGCCTCTTCTGCACATCGTGGACCCGGTTCACTTCTACTAA
- a CDS encoding NAD(P)-dependent oxidoreductase, whose product MTQTPSSRPPSGISYSPSGPQALGFVGLGHMGAPMAANLLRAGWAVTVWNRSARSVNDLAKQGAKAVARVAELRDHNVIIFMLPDLDFIAEAAEPLLDSWRAEPPAPGSAVVVMSSVSPQAVKAFGETVAQASSGNASVVDAPVSGGTVGARNGTLAIMAGGAAADFARVRPVLESMGSTVRLLGGLGSGSLAKACNQLLVGTAAAALAEAAELAERSGMDVDALFEVLSGGLAGSAVMQIVGPRIAAKDYTPTGPAKFMHKDLGFVLDSAQAAGSAVPMASAARALYGTLKEQGLGDLDLAVVRESIARLA is encoded by the coding sequence ATGACGCAAACCCCTTCATCTCGACCGCCATCGGGAATTTCATACAGTCCAAGCGGCCCACAAGCGCTTGGATTTGTTGGCTTGGGGCACATGGGTGCGCCCATGGCCGCCAACCTCCTGCGAGCCGGATGGGCCGTGACTGTCTGGAACCGCTCCGCACGTTCCGTAAATGACCTCGCCAAACAGGGCGCGAAGGCCGTCGCCAGGGTTGCCGAACTTCGCGACCACAACGTGATCATCTTTATGCTGCCTGATCTGGACTTCATCGCAGAGGCAGCAGAGCCTCTTTTGGACTCTTGGCGAGCCGAACCACCCGCGCCGGGAAGCGCCGTCGTTGTTATGAGCAGTGTTTCACCGCAGGCGGTCAAAGCCTTTGGAGAAACGGTGGCACAGGCAAGTTCAGGCAACGCATCGGTCGTTGATGCTCCCGTGAGCGGCGGAACCGTAGGTGCGCGCAACGGCACGTTGGCCATCATGGCAGGAGGAGCCGCAGCGGACTTCGCACGTGTTCGCCCGGTCCTTGAAAGCATGGGGAGCACCGTGCGATTGCTTGGTGGGCTTGGCTCGGGGTCGTTGGCCAAGGCGTGTAACCAGTTGCTAGTGGGGACTGCTGCCGCGGCATTGGCGGAGGCCGCCGAGCTGGCTGAGCGATCGGGTATGGATGTTGACGCGCTTTTTGAGGTCCTCAGTGGCGGGCTCGCCGGAAGTGCCGTCATGCAAATTGTGGGGCCGCGGATCGCCGCCAAGGACTACACCCCCACGGGGCCGGCGAAGTTCATGCACAAGGATCTGGGCTTTGTTTTGGACAGTGCTCAGGCCGCCGGCTCAGCGGTTCCCATGGCATCGGCAGCTCGCGCGTTGTACGGCACCCTCAAGGAGCAAGGGCTCGGCGATCTGGACCTTGCCGTAGTACGCGAAAGTATTGCCCGGCTGGCGTGA
- a CDS encoding SDR family oxidoreductase, translating to MTGMFDLSGRVALVTGSSRGIGNALARGLAEAGATVVLHGLDPVRLVAAEAAMATDFAEGQIRSVAFDVTSDVAAAEGVAWIENNVGPLEILVNNAGIQHRVPLLEMDVKDWERVISTDLTSAFLVGREAAKGMLARGHGKVINICSVQTDLARPTIAAYTAAKGGLRNLTRAMTAEWAGGGLQINGIAPGYIHTEMTQNLVDDEKFNAWILGRTPANRWGTVQDLAGPAVWLASDASNFVNGQTIFIDGGMTVVV from the coding sequence ATGACTGGAATGTTTGATCTAAGCGGCCGAGTGGCCCTGGTGACCGGTTCAAGCCGGGGTATTGGCAACGCATTGGCGCGTGGCCTGGCCGAAGCCGGGGCAACGGTTGTGCTCCATGGGCTCGACCCGGTTCGATTGGTGGCAGCCGAAGCTGCGATGGCCACCGACTTCGCGGAAGGACAAATCCGTTCCGTCGCATTCGATGTCACCTCCGATGTGGCCGCCGCCGAAGGCGTGGCGTGGATTGAAAACAATGTTGGACCCCTGGAAATCCTCGTCAACAACGCCGGGATTCAGCACCGCGTCCCCCTGCTCGAAATGGACGTCAAGGACTGGGAGCGCGTCATAAGCACGGATTTGACCAGCGCATTCTTGGTGGGCCGTGAAGCTGCCAAGGGCATGCTGGCGCGCGGACACGGAAAGGTCATCAACATTTGTTCCGTACAGACTGATCTGGCGCGGCCCACGATTGCCGCTTACACAGCAGCCAAGGGTGGATTGCGGAATCTGACCCGTGCCATGACGGCCGAGTGGGCCGGTGGCGGATTGCAGATCAATGGGATTGCTCCCGGATACATTCATACCGAAATGACCCAAAACTTGGTCGACGATGAAAAGTTCAACGCCTGGATTCTGGGACGCACGCCGGCAAATAGGTGGGGGACCGTGCAAGACCTTGCAGGACCTGCCGTGTGGCTCGCCTCGGATGCATCGAACTTTGTCAACGGCCAGACCATCTTCATTGATGGCGGCATGACGGTGGTGGTCTAG
- a CDS encoding L-idonate 5-dehydrogenase: MAEFLALPATAPAVVAHGKGDLRIDQLTLTEPGNDEAVIEISYGGICGSDLHYWIHGAAGESILKDPMVLGHEVVGTVARAAADGTGPAVGTAVAVHPATPGEGAAKYPADRPNLSPGCTYLGSAARHPHTNGAFLRYANLPTRMLRTLPPSLPMRLAALVEPASVAWHAVARAGDVRGKSVLVVGCGPIGTLAIAILKRAGAGHITAVDMHAKPLEIAAAVGADRVLQAPDAETIAAIEADVVIESSGNHFGLGTAINGATRGGRVVMVGLLPSGQQPVAISLAITRELELLGSFRFNEEIEDVIDALADGSLFVDPVITHEYALSDALEAFDMAKNSALSGKVLLNFDAH; this comes from the coding sequence ATGGCTGAATTCTTAGCGCTTCCGGCCACGGCACCGGCCGTAGTTGCACATGGCAAGGGTGACTTGCGGATAGATCAGCTCACTTTGACCGAACCGGGCAATGATGAGGCCGTGATTGAAATTTCCTACGGCGGCATCTGCGGTTCCGATCTTCATTACTGGATCCACGGTGCTGCGGGGGAGTCAATCCTGAAGGACCCCATGGTTTTGGGCCATGAAGTGGTGGGCACTGTGGCACGTGCCGCTGCTGATGGGACAGGACCTGCCGTGGGGACCGCCGTCGCCGTGCACCCGGCTACGCCCGGGGAAGGCGCCGCAAAGTACCCTGCGGACCGCCCCAACTTGTCACCGGGGTGCACTTACTTGGGCAGCGCTGCCCGCCACCCCCACACAAACGGGGCGTTTCTGCGCTACGCCAACTTACCCACCCGAATGCTGCGCACCTTGCCACCATCGCTGCCGATGCGTTTGGCAGCACTCGTGGAGCCGGCCAGCGTAGCGTGGCACGCAGTAGCCCGGGCCGGAGATGTGCGCGGAAAATCCGTACTGGTCGTTGGCTGTGGCCCCATTGGAACCCTGGCAATCGCCATCTTGAAGCGCGCTGGCGCTGGGCATATTACGGCAGTTGACATGCACGCCAAGCCCTTGGAGATTGCGGCCGCCGTTGGGGCTGATCGGGTGCTTCAAGCGCCAGACGCGGAGACCATTGCTGCGATTGAGGCTGATGTGGTGATTGAATCCTCCGGCAATCATTTTGGCCTGGGAACGGCTATCAATGGCGCCACCCGAGGCGGGCGCGTCGTTATGGTCGGGTTGTTACCCTCAGGTCAGCAACCGGTTGCCATCTCCTTGGCGATCACTCGTGAGCTTGAGCTCTTGGGATCATTTCGCTTCAATGAAGAAATTGAAGACGTTATCGACGCCCTTGCCGACGGTTCACTGTTCGTAGATCCTGTCATTACGCATGAATACGCACTTAGTGACGCCCTGGAAGCATTTGACATGGCCAAGAATTCCGCATTGTCCGGCAAGGTTTTACTTAACTTCGATGCACATTAA
- the gndA gene encoding NADP-dependent phosphogluconate dehydrogenase translates to MSAQIGTAQIGVTGLAVMGANLARNLARNGFTVALHNRSVEKTDSLLAAHGTEGDFVRTETLAELVESLEKPRRVLIMVKAGGPVDSVIDQLVPLLEAGDIVIDGGNSHYLDTRRREATLAEKDLHFVGVGVSGGEEGALLGPSIMPGGSKESYDALGPLLEKISAKVDGQPCCAWIGTDGAGHFVKMVHNGIEYADMQVIGEAFDLLRSAAGIEPAEQAEIFGKWNEGQLASFLIEITAEVLGHVDAKTGKPLVDVIVDSAGQKGTGRWTVQSGLDLGSPLSAIAESVFARGLSSQRDQRAIGQEVLAGHEVAVELGADFVEDVRQALYASKLISYAQGIDMLQSAAVEYNWDLKLDEIASLWRGGCIIRAELLKDITKAYAAADKPANLLFAPAFAAEIAEVLPAWRRVVSTAVQLGIPVPVFSSSLAYYDGLRRKRLPAALTQGLRDLFGAHTYSRVDVEGTFHTQWSGDKSEISAVDTH, encoded by the coding sequence ATGTCTGCACAAATCGGCACTGCACAGATCGGCGTTACAGGTCTGGCCGTCATGGGCGCCAACTTGGCCCGCAACCTGGCCCGCAACGGATTCACCGTTGCCCTGCACAACCGCTCGGTCGAGAAGACCGATTCACTTCTTGCTGCGCACGGCACCGAGGGCGACTTTGTTCGTACCGAGACGCTGGCAGAGTTGGTCGAGTCCCTGGAGAAGCCGCGCCGCGTGCTCATTATGGTCAAGGCCGGTGGCCCGGTTGACTCCGTAATCGATCAGCTGGTTCCGCTCCTGGAAGCTGGCGACATTGTTATTGACGGTGGCAACTCGCACTACCTGGACACCCGCCGCCGAGAAGCTACGCTGGCCGAGAAGGACCTGCACTTCGTAGGCGTTGGCGTTTCCGGTGGTGAAGAAGGCGCCTTGCTGGGCCCGTCCATCATGCCCGGCGGCTCCAAGGAATCCTACGATGCACTTGGCCCGCTGCTGGAAAAGATTTCCGCCAAGGTTGACGGCCAGCCCTGCTGCGCCTGGATCGGCACCGACGGCGCCGGCCACTTCGTCAAGATGGTTCACAACGGCATCGAATATGCTGACATGCAGGTTATCGGTGAAGCGTTCGACCTGCTGCGTAGCGCAGCCGGCATCGAGCCGGCCGAGCAGGCAGAGATCTTCGGCAAGTGGAACGAAGGCCAGCTGGCCTCCTTCCTGATCGAAATCACCGCTGAAGTTCTGGGTCACGTTGACGCCAAAACCGGCAAGCCGCTGGTTGACGTCATTGTTGACTCCGCAGGCCAGAAGGGCACGGGCCGCTGGACGGTTCAGTCCGGCCTGGATCTGGGTTCGCCCCTCTCCGCCATCGCCGAGTCCGTTTTCGCTCGCGGCCTCTCCTCACAGCGTGATCAGCGTGCCATCGGCCAGGAAGTTCTGGCCGGCCACGAGGTTGCCGTTGAACTTGGCGCCGACTTCGTTGAAGACGTTCGCCAGGCACTCTACGCATCCAAGCTCATCAGCTACGCGCAGGGCATCGACATGCTGCAGTCTGCCGCCGTTGAATACAACTGGGACCTGAAGCTGGACGAGATCGCTTCGCTGTGGCGTGGCGGTTGCATCATCCGTGCCGAACTCCTCAAGGACATCACCAAGGCCTACGCGGCAGCGGACAAGCCGGCCAACCTGCTGTTCGCACCGGCGTTCGCCGCCGAAATCGCGGAGGTTCTCCCTGCCTGGCGCCGCGTGGTTTCCACCGCTGTCCAGCTGGGCATCCCGGTTCCGGTATTCTCCTCCTCGCTGGCTTACTACGACGGCCTGCGCCGCAAGCGCCTGCCCGCCGCACTGACCCAGGGTCTGCGCGACCTCTTCGGTGCTCACACGTACAGCCGTGTTGACGTTGAAGGCACCTTCCACACTCAGTGGAGCGGCGACAAATCCGAGATCAGTGCAGTAGACACCCACTAA
- the epsC gene encoding serine O-acetyltransferase EpsC produces the protein MGFFGRIREDLESARSHDPAARGSLENFFVYSGMHAIWMHRLTHKMWANPGLRFPARVLSQLTRFATGVEIHPGATIGRRFFIDHGMGVVIGETAEIGDDVMIYHGVTLGGRSLAKTKRHPTIGNRVTIGAGAKVLGPINIGDDSAVGSNAVVVKDAPANSIITGIPATWRHRDAKREMAPAVDPAEYIDPAMWI, from the coding sequence GTGGGATTTTTCGGCAGGATACGTGAAGACCTTGAATCCGCCCGGTCGCATGACCCGGCAGCTCGAGGTTCCCTGGAGAACTTTTTTGTCTATTCGGGCATGCATGCCATCTGGATGCATCGGCTGACGCACAAGATGTGGGCCAATCCGGGACTGCGATTCCCGGCCAGGGTCCTCTCACAGCTGACCCGTTTCGCCACCGGGGTTGAGATCCACCCCGGAGCCACCATCGGTCGGCGGTTCTTTATTGACCACGGCATGGGCGTTGTTATCGGCGAGACAGCCGAAATTGGTGACGACGTCATGATTTACCACGGCGTAACCCTTGGCGGCCGTTCCCTGGCCAAGACGAAGCGTCACCCCACCATCGGCAATCGGGTCACCATCGGTGCCGGCGCCAAGGTTTTGGGGCCCATCAATATTGGCGACGATTCGGCCGTTGGTTCCAACGCCGTCGTGGTCAAGGATGCGCCCGCCAACTCCATCATCACCGGCATCCCTGCCACGTGGCGCCACCGGGATGCGAAGCGCGAGATGGCACCGGCCGTGGATCCGGCAGAGTACATTGATCCCGCCATGTGGATCTAA
- the cysK gene encoding cysteine synthase A has product MARIYDNVTQLVGGTPLVRLNRLTEGLDATVAVKLEFYNPANSVKDRIGVAIVDAAEASGALKPGGTIVEGTSGNTGIALAMVGAARGYKVILTMPETMSTERRVMLRAYGAEIVLTPGSEGMRGAVEKAKEIVSNTENAIWAQQFANPANAAIHHATTGEEIWEDTDGAIDIFVAGIGTGGTITGAGQLLKERKPGIQIVAVEPIDSAILNGGAPGPHKIQGLGANFIPEVLDQGIYDEVLDATLEDSVAVSRAMGNQEGILGGISAGAAVWGALELAKRPENAGKLIVAVVPDFGERYISTVLYDDIRG; this is encoded by the coding sequence ATGGCACGTATTTATGACAATGTCACCCAGCTGGTTGGCGGCACCCCACTGGTGCGCCTGAACCGCTTGACGGAGGGCTTGGACGCCACCGTCGCCGTGAAGCTTGAGTTCTACAACCCCGCCAACAGCGTCAAGGACCGGATCGGTGTTGCAATCGTCGACGCCGCCGAAGCCTCAGGCGCGCTCAAGCCCGGCGGAACCATTGTGGAAGGCACATCCGGGAACACCGGCATTGCCCTGGCCATGGTGGGTGCGGCACGTGGGTACAAGGTCATCCTCACCATGCCCGAGACCATGTCCACCGAGCGTCGTGTCATGTTGCGCGCTTACGGCGCCGAGATCGTCCTTACTCCAGGCTCCGAAGGCATGCGTGGTGCCGTCGAGAAGGCGAAGGAAATTGTTTCCAACACGGAAAACGCCATCTGGGCCCAACAGTTCGCCAACCCGGCCAACGCAGCCATTCACCACGCCACAACGGGTGAAGAAATCTGGGAAGACACCGACGGCGCCATCGACATCTTCGTTGCCGGCATCGGAACGGGCGGAACCATCACGGGCGCCGGTCAGCTTCTGAAGGAGCGCAAGCCCGGCATTCAGATCGTAGCCGTGGAGCCGATCGACTCCGCGATCCTCAACGGTGGCGCACCGGGCCCGCACAAGATCCAGGGCCTTGGCGCCAACTTCATCCCCGAGGTTCTTGACCAGGGCATCTACGACGAAGTCCTGGACGCCACACTGGAGGACTCCGTTGCCGTTTCCCGGGCCATGGGCAACCAGGAAGGCATCCTGGGCGGCATCTCGGCCGGAGCCGCTGTCTGGGGCGCCCTGGAACTGGCGAAGCGACCGGAAAACGCCGGCAAGCTCATTGTTGCCGTCGTCCCCGACTTCGGCGAACGCTACATCTCCACCGTCCTGTACGACGACATCCGAGGCTAG
- the msrA gene encoding peptide-methionine (S)-S-oxide reductase MsrA gives MKTFVLGGGCFWCLDAVYQMTRGVESVVSGYTGGALPNPTYEQICTGMTGHAEVVAVTFDETVIPEDVILDMFFVQHDPTTLNRQGYDVGTQYRSAMYYADAKQEAAFLAAVERNQPLWSDPIVTEVSPQVKIFPAEHYHQDFYAQRPEVGYCQVIINPKIAKVRKHYAKWLTA, from the coding sequence ATGAAGACTTTTGTACTTGGCGGCGGCTGCTTTTGGTGCCTCGATGCCGTCTATCAGATGACCCGGGGCGTGGAATCAGTGGTTTCCGGCTACACCGGCGGCGCCCTGCCCAACCCCACCTATGAACAAATCTGTACCGGAATGACAGGCCACGCGGAGGTTGTGGCTGTGACGTTCGATGAAACGGTCATCCCGGAGGATGTCATCTTGGACATGTTCTTTGTCCAGCATGACCCAACCACCTTGAACCGGCAGGGGTACGACGTCGGCACCCAGTACCGCTCGGCCATGTACTACGCTGATGCGAAACAGGAAGCGGCCTTCCTGGCGGCCGTGGAACGGAATCAGCCACTTTGGTCCGATCCCATTGTTACCGAGGTAAGCCCGCAGGTGAAGATTTTCCCCGCCGAGCACTACCACCAGGATTTTTATGCCCAGCGGCCCGAAGTTGGCTACTGCCAGGTCATTATCAACCCAAAAATTGCAAAAGTTCGCAAACATTACGCGAAGTGGCTCACTGCCTAG
- a CDS encoding Nif3-like dinuclear metal center hexameric protein: MSKEPTFPSSEDGADAAAQGAEALTAHLEGFETAGDAAAVLPDAVEAAGLSVVGDDELVGDVSDADDADEEFEQEDLDTPVLSDVLVAVEELWPESLAEDWDRVGLVVGRPEAEVRRIMFAVDPTIEVVEEALEWGAQLLITHHPLLLKGVNSVAATSGKGRIVHRLIEGGCALLTVHTNGDSAVGGVSDVLADVLGLADTQPLTPAVHGLVEEGIGRVGLLPGVEKLGDLAARIFLTLPAVAGGVRVSGDRDALVQKVAVCGGAGDSLFEAVRANDADVYVTADLRHHPASEAREARTDGRPYLIDLSHFASEWLWLPPAAKALGNVLADQGFEAELRVSQTNTDPWDFILTPGN, translated from the coding sequence ATGAGCAAGGAACCAACTTTCCCCTCGTCCGAGGACGGGGCTGACGCAGCTGCCCAGGGTGCCGAGGCACTGACGGCACATCTTGAAGGATTCGAGACCGCCGGCGATGCTGCTGCGGTGCTGCCTGACGCCGTAGAAGCCGCCGGGCTTTCCGTTGTTGGTGATGACGAACTTGTTGGCGATGTTTCCGACGCCGACGACGCCGACGAGGAATTTGAGCAGGAGGATCTGGACACCCCTGTCCTTTCCGACGTGCTTGTGGCTGTCGAGGAGCTCTGGCCCGAATCATTGGCCGAGGACTGGGACCGTGTAGGGCTGGTGGTTGGTCGCCCAGAAGCCGAAGTAAGGCGGATCATGTTTGCCGTGGATCCTACGATCGAGGTGGTTGAAGAGGCCCTTGAATGGGGTGCCCAACTTCTCATCACCCACCACCCCCTGCTGTTGAAGGGCGTCAATTCCGTCGCCGCAACATCCGGCAAGGGCCGAATTGTCCATCGGCTCATTGAGGGCGGCTGCGCACTTCTTACGGTCCATACCAATGGTGACAGCGCCGTGGGCGGCGTCTCCGATGTTCTCGCCGACGTCTTGGGACTCGCCGATACCCAACCGCTTACACCCGCGGTCCACGGACTTGTTGAAGAAGGCATTGGCCGGGTGGGTCTGCTGCCCGGAGTTGAAAAGCTCGGAGATTTGGCGGCACGAATCTTCCTGACTCTGCCCGCCGTCGCTGGTGGTGTTCGGGTATCAGGAGACCGGGACGCGCTGGTGCAAAAGGTCGCCGTCTGTGGTGGTGCCGGCGACAGCTTGTTTGAAGCCGTCCGGGCGAACGATGCCGATGTCTATGTCACGGCGGATCTGCGCCACCATCCTGCGTCGGAAGCTCGGGAGGCACGTACCGACGGTCGGCCCTACCTGATTGATCTATCCCACTTTGCCAGTGAATGGTTGTGGCTTCCCCCAGCGGCCAAGGCGCTGGGAAATGTTCTGGCAGATCAAGGATTTGAAGCAGAGCTTAGGGTCAGCCAAACAAATACGGACCCGTGGGATTTTATTCTCACGCCCGGCAACTAG